GCAATAGGAGTAAAGCGTTAGAGAGAATTagaaatgaagccatgaggataattcttggaacCCCCAGATGCACAATAGTCATCACATGAGGGTgtgtgtcaaagcaacacaagtaaaaaataatTTTCCGGTTTGTTCAACTcattagttcagatttctactcttTAATTTCGTTGTACATCGGCATATATAGCAATGAcctcatcgttactattagtACTCACCAAAACAGGTGGATAGGCTGGATAATGAGGCTTTATGTTTTGAGAGCACTTACTATCTATCACTGACTTGCTGGAGCCAATTTTACATGACACATAACTAAGTACATATACGTCGAAATGTTACAGTAAATATTGAAATGTAATTTGGCTATTTAACCCCCAAAGTGACCCACTCTTGACATCTATGATTTCTTACATATGAAGGAATTCCTTGATCTGACATCTAAACATTAtatattttcacaaatttcaCTGAAGACTGAAACAGTTTTGTCAGCAATGttttgtgctgtattttttgttaATCCCCGTGACGAGTACCAGACATCAAAGCGGATCTCTTCACATATTTGGAATAAGGCGCAGACGAATGTAACGTCAAGAGCATGAATATTTACATAACTTTTAAAATCTGTTAGCTGAACATGTTTACCTACTCCGTATGTTCTGGAAAAATGTTTAAACATATTTGTAAACAAATAGTCTCTCGTAATAGGTTGTGGATTTGCAAAGAATTTCTCAGGAGAAAAATCAGCTGGCCGAAGCATTCTCTCAATGATCATATCTTCAATAAATGATTTTTTCTTCAAGTTATTCTGAAACTGAACATCATGCTGCTTTGCATACATCCAGAAATGATCTTTAACATTGTAAGGTGTTGAAATGCTCTGAAACATTGGAGCACCATGGAAACCCGAAAGGAaggtcttggagtaatctttcatgTAACGACGCATATCAATGGGAATACGACTCCTAATATTGTAGGCGTCTCGTGTAAAGCCAGCCTCCATTACTACCTCAACAAGAGCCGTGTTAATTACACTCGTAAATCCTGAATTGAACGAAATATTTTCAGACTGACACTTGGCATGAAACTTATCAACATCTGAGATATTCAGAAAAACATTTTCCAAGTATTTTGTCTCTGCCTGAGATGGTTCTGGGGCTCCGAAAGCTTCAATGAGGACAGAAGTGGCAGGCTCTTGTTTTTTAAGTTTAATTAATGAGCTCAACCGCTCAGGATCATTTTCAAGAGCCGATTTTATTTGTTGGGTAATTTCTGATGTCTGACTGTGGTCTGCAAGTTGATCAAATTGCAAATCATCAATGGGCTTTCCGCTTAGCATGTCATCAATGATTTTATGGAACCAACGAATAATCATTATGATATCACCAGCATCAATTGCTGCATGTTGGCACTCAAATATCACTGTGTTCCGATATGGAAATTTTTCGTTTATCTCTGGCCGAGGAGGAAGGTCTTCAGGGGTAGATGATAGAAGTCGAACGCGCCACAGAGGTCCATCGGTCAAATTTGTAGGCATGTGTATCAGTGACTGTGTTTCCTTAAGTGGATCTGACCCTTCAACAACCTGAGAGATAAAGTAACAATAATTTGTTCAGAAATACAGTCATATGAAACAAAGGCTAAGGTTTATCCAGATAATAGAGCGATGTATCaattattctagaaaaaaaatgTTTTATTAAGGGGCCTGAGTTGCTTAATAAAACATAATGAACCATAAAAATTTAAGGAGATAATTAGACCAGCCTTTCACTAATTA
This sequence is a window from Procambarus clarkii isolate CNS0578487 chromosome 80, FALCON_Pclarkii_2.0, whole genome shotgun sequence. Protein-coding genes within it:
- the LOC123748539 gene encoding uncharacterized protein isoform X1, with amino-acid sequence MSSLLHVVGRSMSAVRVWRQVCPILQCLSQQRATPHLSPFSSAMAVQCSHRPPKLNEMQEVKWLHPGDGRVEDMIAMNKHGTWRHCVYFTLHLEQPLEPQQYLQAVTHLRNKVQLLRTCFRLRDKEWWLCEMPTPSIDFQVVEGSDPLKETQSLIHMPTNLTDGPLWRVRLLSSTPEDLPPRPEINEKFPYRNTVIFECQHAAIDAGDIIMIIRWFHKIIDDMLSGKPIDDLQFDQLADHSQTSEITQQIKSALENDPERLSSLIKLKKQEPATSVLIEAFGAPEPSQAETKYLENVFLNISDVDKFHAKCQSENISFNSGFTSVINTALVEVVMEAGFTRDAYNIRSRIPIDMRRYMKDYSKTFLSGFHGAPMFQSISTPYNVKDHFWMYAKQHDVQFQNNLKKKSFIEDMIIERMLRPADFSPEKFFANPQPITRDYLFTNMFKHFSRTYGVGKHVQLTDFKSYVNIHALDVTFVCALFQICEEIRFDVWYSSRGLTKNTAQNIADKTVSVFSEICENI
- the LOC123748539 gene encoding uncharacterized protein isoform X2 translates to MQEVKWLHPGDGRVEDMIAMNKHGTWRHCVYFTLHLEQPLEPQQYLQAVTHLRNKVQLLRTCFRLRDKEWWLCEMPTPSIDFQVVEGSDPLKETQSLIHMPTNLTDGPLWRVRLLSSTPEDLPPRPEINEKFPYRNTVIFECQHAAIDAGDIIMIIRWFHKIIDDMLSGKPIDDLQFDQLADHSQTSEITQQIKSALENDPERLSSLIKLKKQEPATSVLIEAFGAPEPSQAETKYLENVFLNISDVDKFHAKCQSENISFNSGFTSVINTALVEVVMEAGFTRDAYNIRSRIPIDMRRYMKDYSKTFLSGFHGAPMFQSISTPYNVKDHFWMYAKQHDVQFQNNLKKKSFIEDMIIERMLRPADFSPEKFFANPQPITRDYLFTNMFKHFSRTYGVGKHVQLTDFKSYVNIHALDVTFVCALFQICEEIRFDVWYSSRGLTKNTAQNIADKTVSVFSEICENI